The Lycium ferocissimum isolate CSIRO_LF1 chromosome 1, AGI_CSIRO_Lferr_CH_V1, whole genome shotgun sequence genome includes a region encoding these proteins:
- the LOC132055618 gene encoding uncharacterized protein LOC132055618: protein MADRNNSSAIAVTPAIKPIWAKQAEEAKLKSEAEKDAAAKAAFEATFKNIDSSSTAANNAAAATSDTDDEEYEEKRLASKPVGPVDPTKCTAAGAGIAGGTACVTSTFTVVTKDCDGRKVGVGGAEVRVRVSPGVGVGGSDLEGIVKDMGDGSYTVSYIVQKRGNYMVNVECNGKSIMGSPFPVFFSTGSTTGGLLGVSPSTTFPNMVNQNMPNMPNYSGSVSGAVPGLLGMIPGIVPGAGGGVVLPGIGASLGEVCREYLYGRCAKTDCKFSHPPHNLLMTALAATTSMGTLSQVPMAPSAAAMAAAQAIVAAQALQAHAAQAQAQSGKDSSGSGDKDGKADSLQRTLQVSNLSPLLTVDQLKQLFGFCGAIVDCSITESKHFAYIEYSKPEEATAALALNNIEVGGRPLNVEMAKQLPPKAAVNSGSSSLPLMMQQAVAMQQMQFQQALLMQQAMTAQQAANRAATMKTATDLAAARAAEISRMLKANGLVSEDKETDDKAKSPSPSRARSRSRSPSKSRSRSRSKSRSPISYRRRRRSRSFSPLPRRSRDYRSRSPVRPRRYSGYEDERRSYRDIRHASDRSRKRDFVRFYDRRSPVSRRNKSRSTSPRTRKSYRDDSGSPKRRRESPAHKTSRASRRESLSPEHGRRSRSSPKDGERKSKYSRRSRSKSAEVRDQSDDKLEGSRGEKAKQKDQGRSASPQVVEDAQKKMSPEVVEESKSKHRRTSRSRSPEEKHHFSRSREEKRKHHARRRSKSRSKSPEEKDHSSDKLDRNKGDKPKHRSRRHSKSRSRSPEEKHRSSDKLERSRKEKSKNRSKKRSRSRSVDDKQHGSKQSANRSDNRRSKHRGRSRSKSSESRHGSGEDETIKDEVRGHRGHQRSSRQYDSNHGMTEASLMEEDPAKGM, encoded by the exons ATGGCTGACCGGAACAACTCATCGGCTATTGCTGTAACACCGGCAATAAAACCAATATGGGCAAAACAAGCCGAAGAAGCAAAACTCAAAAGCGAAGCCGAAAAAGACGCCGCCGCTAAAGCCGCATTCGAAGCCACTTTCAAAAACATCGATTCCTCTTCAACCGCCGCCAACAACGCCGCCGCCGCAACATCCGACACTGACGACGAGGAATACGAGGAAAAACGGCTCGCATCTAAGCCGGTCGGTCCTGTGGACCCTACAAAATGTACGGCGGCTGGAGCTGGTATAGCTGGTGGTACGGCTTGTGTTACGTCAACGTTTACTGTAGTTACGAAGGATTGTGATGGGAGGAAAGTTGGTGTTGGTGGGGCTGAGGTTAGGGTTAGGGTTTCACctggtgttggtgttggtggATCTGATTTGGAAGGGATAGTTAAGGATATGGGTGATGGGAGTTATACTGTCAGTTATATTGTGCAGAAAAGAGGGAATTATATGGTTAATGTTGAGTGTAATGGCAAGAGTATTATGGGTAGTCCTTTCCCTGTTTTCTTCAGTACAG GCAGTACTACTGGCGGGCTATTGGGTGTATCACCATCAACCACATTTCCAAATATGGTCAACCAGAACATGCCTAATATGCCAAACTATTCTGGTTCTGTATCTGGGGCAGTCCCAGGATTGCTTGGGATGATACCAGGTATTGTTCCTGGAGCTGGCGGAGGAGTAGTTTTGCCTGGAATTGGGGCATCTCTCGGGGAAGTTTGCCGAGAATACCTTTACGGACGGTGTGCAAAAACTGATTGCAAATTCAGTCACCCCCCTCACAATCTTCTAATGACTGCTCTAGCTGCGACCACCAGTATGGGTACTCTTAGTCAAGTGCCCATGGCACCTTCTGCGGCTGCTATGGCTGCTGCTCAGGCAATTGTTGCTGCACAAGCTCTTCAAGCGCATGCTGCTCAGGCACAAGCACAGTCTGGAAAAGATTCCTCTG GATCAGGTGACAAAGATGGAAAGGCCGATTCCCTGCAAAGAACTTTGCAAGTCAGCAATCTCAGCCCACTTTTGACAGTGGATCAGTTGAAGCAACTGTTTGGTTTCTGTGGTGCTATCGTTGATTGTAgcattactgaatccaaacatTTTGCTTACATCGAATACTCAAAGCCCGAAGAAGCAACTGCTGCTTTGGCGTTGAACAATATAGAAGTTGGTGGTCGCCCCTTAAATGTTGAAATGGCAAAACAACTTCCTCCAAAGGCAGCTGTAAATTCAGGTTCTTCCTCTTTGCCCTTGATGATGCAGCAAGCAGTAGCAATGCAACAGATGCAGTTCCAGCAGGCCCTATTAATGCAGCAAGCTATGACTGCACAACAAGCAGCTAATCGAGCTGCAACCATGAAAACTGCTACTGATTTGGCTGCAGCAAGAGCTGCAGAAATAAGCAGGATGTTGAAAGCTAATGGTCTGGTCTCTGAAGACAAGGAAACTGATGACAAGGCCAA GTCACCATCTCCCAGTCGTGCTAGGTCAAGATCCAGGTCGCCATCCAAATCACGATCCAGATCAAGATCTAAGTCCAGATCTCCAATAAGTTATAGGCGAAGGCGGAGATCCCGTTCTTTCTCTCCTCTGCCGCGGAGATCAAGAGATTATAGATCCAGATCACCTGTGAGACCCCGGCGTTATTCAGGCTATGAAGATGAAAGGCGGTCATATAGGGATATTAGGCATGCTAGTGACAGAAGTAGAAAACGGGATTTTGTTAGATTCTATGATCGTCGTTCTCCTGTTTCAAGGAGAAATAAAAGTAGGAGCACAAGTCCACGAACTAGAAAATCTTACCGTGATGATTCAGGCTCACCGAAACGCCGCCGAGAAAGTCCAGCACACAAGACAAGTAGAGCTTCTCGACGTGAGTCACTGTCGCCTGAACATGGACGAAGAAGTAGGTCATCCCCAAAAGATGGTGagagaaaatcaaaatatagcAGGCGATCGAGATCAAAGTCTGCTGAAGTTAGGGACCAGTCTGATGATAAGCTAGAAGGAAGCAGGGGTGAGAAAGCCAAGCAGAAGGATCAGGGAAGGTCAGCATCACCACAGGTTGTTGAGGATGCTCAGAAGAAAATGTCACCAGAAGTCGTGGAAGAAAGCAAGTCAAAGCACAGAAGAACTTCCAGGTCCAGATCCCCAGAAGAGAAGCATCATTTTAGCAGAAgcagagaagagaaaagaaagcaTCATGCTAGAAGGCGCTCCAAGTCAAGGTCCAAATCTCCTGAAGAGAAAGATCACTCAAGTGATAAATTAGACAGAAATAAAGGAGATAAACCAAAGCATCGAAGTAGAAGGCACTCAAAGTCAAGGTCCAGATCTCCTGAAGAAAAACATCGTTCAAGTGATAAATTGGAAAGGAGCAGAAAAGAGAAATCAAAAAATCGAAGTAAAAAGCGGTCCAGGTCAAGATCTGTCGATGATAAGCAGCACGGAAGTAAACAGTCTGCAAACCGTTCGGATAATCGACGATCAAAGCACAGGGGACGGTCTAGATCAAAATCTTCTGAAAGTAGGCATGGATCAGGTGAAGATGAGACCATAAAGGATGAAGTGAGAGGTCATAGGGGTCATCAGAGAAGCTCCAGGCAGTATGACAGTAATCATGGAATGACTGAGGCTAGCTTGATGGAAGAAGATCCTGCTAAGGGAATGTGA
- the LOC132055926 gene encoding uncharacterized protein LOC132055926 yields the protein MATHSDAYAVKSLNKSHGRRRFTFKTFSERIEDVDIDVYRNLDPLKAEPSEGSSFFRDCLTEWRELNTAEDFISFYEEIFPLVQTLPQIILQKELIVTKLLSRLDMKGRLSLEPILGLIAALSRDLLEDFLPFLQRIADSLACLLSSGADREPDIIEQIFKSWSFIMMYLQKYLVKDVVDVLQVTVKLRYYSKEYVHEFMADSVSFILRNAPVKQLIKGVRKLMFEVAKKPLEIRKSAVSSLLWYVLRGSSSRLHSRAEQVLRLLMDKSLFTIGDQFTEGAETILEVVVLALQRLCEELEATELELMWVCLYEEITECVSQGHLLHLGRLLSLLVSTLQVSYIQKIFDYQGVLQLIQLLVQTYILPYSTVKAIDQTSNIVDKVMQSMLCILDGLYRANTISTLSSVSMQWAPVFDLRNKSLLSFVEDLLLKDPGIVHFFRASIISALNDMIEISEEEVIYLLQILFKRLPVQGHSFLDEVPKEKLSRIHNFLREAIGRWIRRIQKEPLSSQIEENELAILWGIIGCYPYVVGGSANESLLMDLVNALDELLSTESADIAGHPRTTWQSLVGAALGSYCKSLANQNSRCDDSVVSRFLDLARKHKTCSQVLSPVADILDSVCGSIIQADASTKKYHPELVVSKIVDALGVFAANLSHHDKNLRLSTLRILCHYEPLIDASSTNEQPLEKKMRMDNPQATLVDYHGNNVVHLLFLIEETPLSIATSRKVILQISKIQMSLSAGRVAEEYMPVVLSGIIGIFHNRFSYLWNPTLDCIAVLLSQYFGLLWDRYIEYLDHYLSVFLGCHDEAAESEEESIEPANNLTGSFRSYVFPVSDGASCATIFSLLIQCLQKIPSVAESRSRQIIPLFLKFLGYNIEDLKSVELYNQEGCKGKEWKGVLQEWLSLFRLMRNSRSFYLNQFFKEVLLYRLLEEDDAELQNKVLDCLLNWKDDFLLPYDQHLKNLIDSKRLREELTTWSLSRESDLVDTRHRVFLVPVVIRILAPKVKKLKVLASRKHASVQHRKAILGFLAQLDVEELPLFFALLIKPLVSASQGAAAKSAWPWTMPEILKHAFDSFTVLEHFSRDCINDISWKKRYGFLHVIEDIVAVFDEVHISPFLDLLMGCIVRLLESCTSTLEGTRNDGGPADHGHQVEDKIMVMSSSATNMAGKQSKDLRSLCLKIISFILSKYEDHDFSPEFWDLFFMSVKPLVASFKQEGASSEKPSSLFSCFLAMSRSSKLVPLLSREKNLVPDIFEMLAVSTASDAIVSSVLKFVENLLDLDVELGNEDNLLRSLLLPHVDVLVCSLHRLFVHDGATKRKIVKYPGEKELKVFKLLSKHIKGPLAARKFLDILLPLLSKRSNDPDICVGTLQIIKDIVEPVGSESSKKIVKSVSPLVISAGLDVRTSICDVLDAVAANDSSVHPTANLLRELNATSTVELGDLDYDTVIAAYEKISADFFYTVPEEHALIILSHAIHDMSSEDLILRQSAYRLLVSFVEFSSQMLYRELKSEQESSGTWVRHILSNFFLKHMGTAMNKEDTIQKVWIDLLRDMVLKLPTVEDFKSFAVLYSEDPEQDFFNNIVHLQRHSRARALLRFKNAISSGNLSKVLINKVFIPLLFKMLLDGQVGKGENIRSACLEAVGSISKFMEWRLYYALLNRCFREMTLKPDKQKVLLRLISSILDQFHFSQTPSDHDTKDSVQDIQNTCLIESGKVIGSSELAEIQMCLQKDLLPRVHKMLTADTDNLNVNISLILLKLLKLLPGDIMDVHLPSIMHRIANFLKNRLESVRDEARAALAACLKELGLEFLQFVVKVLRGTLKRGFELHVLGFTLNFLLSKFLLNPSSGKLDYCLEDLLSVAVNDILSDVSEEKEVEKIASKMKETRKQKSYDTLKLIAQSITFKTHALKLLAPILKNLQKQLTPKVKSKLENMLAHIAAGIQCNPSVNQTELFIFGYGLIKDGIRDESPGHAETSTSMESKQKKDGVSSQIAKSDKLVSIDPRYSHLITEFALGVLQNYMKNMKFDKKDEQLLSMLDPFVRLLAECLNS from the exons atggcaacaCATTCAGATGCTTATGCTGTTAAATCTCTCAACAAATCTCATGGTCGCCGCCGTTTTACT TTCAAGACATTTTCGGAGCGGATTGAGGATGTTGACATTGATGTGTACAGAAATCTTGACCCTTTAAAAGCCGAGCCATCTGAAGGTTCCTCTTTCTTCCGGGATTGCCTTACGGAATGGAGG GAATTAAACACTGCAGaagattttatttcattttacgaGGAAATATTTCCCTTGGTACAGACGCTACCGCAAATTATACTGCAGAAGGAACTGATAGTCACAAAACTTCTTTCAAGATTGGACATGAAAGGGAGACTATCCCTTGAGCCAATCCTTGG GTTGATTGCAGCCCTATCTAGAGATCTCCTGGAGGACTTCTTACC CTTTCTTCAGAGGATTGCCGACTCTTTGGCGTGCCTTCTCAGTAGTGGTGCTGATAGAGAACCAGATATAATTGAGCAG ATTTTCAAGTCATGGTCTTTTATTATGATGTACCTGCAAAAATATCTTGTTAaagatgttgttgatgttctgcA GGTAACAGTAAAATTAAGATACTATTCCAAGGAGTACGTCCATGAATTTATGGCTGACTCAGTATCATTCATATTGAGGAATGCTCCTGTTAAGCAGCTTATAAAAG GAGTGAGGAAGCTTATGTTTGAAGTTGCGAAGAAGCCATTGGAAATAAGAAAGTCCGCTGTCAGTTCACTATTGTGGTATGTTCTGAGAGGAAGCTCCTCAAGGTTACACTCAAGGGCTGAACAAGTGTTACGCCTACTGATGGACAAGTCTCTGTTTACTATAGGTGATCAGTTCACAGAGG GTGCTGAGACCATTCTTGAAGTTGTTGTTCTAGCACTGCAGAGATTATGTGAGGAATTGGAAGCTACAGAGTTGGAGTTGATGTGGGTTTGCTTATATGAGGAGATAACTGAGTGTGTATCTCAAGGCCATCTATTGCACCTTGGTCGCCTTTTATCCCTTCTTGTTTCTACCCTGCAAGTTAGTTACATTCAGAAAATTTTTG ATTACCAAGGGGTGCTTCAATTGATCCAGTTGCTTGTACAGACTTACATTCTGCCCTATTCTACTGTGAAGGCAATTGATCAAACATCAAACATTGTTGACAAAGTTATGCAGTCAATGCTTTGCATTCTTGACGGTCTATATAGAGCTAATACTATTTCTACTCTCTCTTCTGTTTCAATGCAATGGGCTCCTGTGTTTGATTTGAGGAATAAGAG TTTGCTGTCTTTTGTCGAAGATCTTCTATTGAAGGACCCTGGCATTGTCCATTTCTTCAGAGCTAGCATTATAAG TGCATTAAATGATATGATAGAGATTTCAGAAGAAGAGGTTATATATTTGCTGCAGATCCTTTTTAAGAGGCTGCCAGTACAAGGACATAGCTTCTTGGATGAAGTTCCAAAGGAGAAGCTTTCAAGAATTCACAATTTTCTCCGAGAAGCCATTGGCCGTTGGATTCGGCGTATACAAAAGGAACCATTATCtagccaaattgaagaaaatgagttaGCCATACTGTGGGGAATCATTGGCTGCTATCCTTATGTAGTAGGTGGTTCAGCGAATGAGTCATTACTAATGGACTTGGTTAATGCTCTAGATGAGCTTTTGAGTACTGAATCTG CTGACATTGCTGGGCATCCCAGAACTACCTGGCAGAGCTTGGTTGGTGCTGCATTGGGTTCTTATTGTAAGTCACTGGCCAATCAAAATTCCAGATGTGATGATTCTGTCGTAAGCAGGTTCTTAGATCTGGCAAGAAAGCACAAGACATGTTCTCAAGTGTTGTCTCCTGTAGCTGATATTTTGGATTCAGTTTGTGG GTCCATAATCCAAGCTGATGCAAGCACTAAAAAGTATCACCCAGAACTTGTAGTGAGTAAGATTGTGGATGCCTTGGGCGTGTTTGCTGCAAATTTGAGCCACCACGACAAGAACTTGCGGCTTTCGACCTTGAGAATATTGTGCCACTACGAACCTTTGATTGATGCCAGCTCTACCAATGAACAACCGCTTGAGAAGAAAATGAGAATGGATAATCCTCAGGCCACTCTGGTGGACTACCATGGCAATAAT GTGGTTCATCTCCTATTTTTAATTGAAGAAACGCCTCTTTCTATTGCAACCAGTAGAAAAGTCATTCTACAGATATCCAAAATACAGATGAGTTTATCTGCTGGAAGGGTAGCTGAAGAGTATATGCCTGTTGTTCTTAGTGGAATTATTGGAATCTTTCATAACCGTTTTAGCTATTTGTGGAACCCAACATTGGACTGCATAGCTGTCCTCCTCAGTCAATACTTTGGTCTGCTGTGGGACAGATATATTGAGTACCTTGATCATTATCTGTCTGTTTTTCTGGGTTGTCATGATGAAGCTGCTGAAAGCGAGGAGGAATCGATAGAGCCAGCTAATA ATTTGACTGGAAGCTTCAGGTCTTATGTCTTTCCGGTGTCTGATGGTGCGTCGTGtgcaacaattttttctttgttgattcAGTGTTTGCAGAAAATTCCATCTGTTGCCGAATCACGTTCACGACAAATCATACCTCTGTTCTTGAAGTTCTTAGGCTATAATATTGAAGATCTTAAGAG TGTGGAATTATACAATCAGGAGGGTTGTAAGGGGAAAGAGTGGAAAGGCGTTCTTCAAGAATGGTTGTCCTTATTCAGACTGATGCGCAACTCTAGGTCTTTTTATCTCAATCAATTCTTCAAGGAGGTTTTGCTGTACAG ACTTCTTGAGGAAGATGATGCTGAATTGCAAAACAAGGTCCTTGATTGCCTGTTAAATTGGAAAGATGACTTTTTACTTCCGTATGATCAGCATCTAAAAAATCTGATCGATTCGAAACGTCTGAGGGAGGAGCTCACGACATGGAGCTTATCTAGGGAATCAGATCTTGTTGATACAAGGCATAGAGTTTTCCTTGTGCCTGTTGTTATCAGAATACTGGCTCCAAAAGTCAAAAAGTTAAAGGTGCTCGCTTCTCGTAAG CATGCAAGTGTCCAGCATCGAAAGGCGATTCTTGGCTTCTTAGCTCAGCTAGATGTTGAAGAGCTCCCTCTTTTCTTTGCCTTGCTGATAAAACCCCTCGTATCTGCTTCACAAGGTGCTGCAGCAAAGAGTGCATGGCCCTGGACCATGCCTGAAATTCTAAAGCATGCGTTTGACTCATTTACTGTCTTGGAGCATTTTTCCAGAGATTGCATCAATGACATTTCGTGGAAGAAGAGATACGGTTTTCTGCATGTAATTGAGGATATTGTAGCTGTTTTTGATGAAGTGCACATTAGCCCTTTTCTTGATCTGTTAATGGGGTGTATTGTGCGCCTCTTGGAAAGCTGTACATCAACTCTTGAAGGCACAAGAAATGACGGGGGGCCGGCTGATCATGGTCACCAAGTAGAGGATAAAATCATGGTAATGTCATCATCTGCT ACAAACATGGCTGGAAAGCAGTCCAAGGATTTGAGATCTTTATGTCTGAAGATCATCTCTTTTATCCTTAGCAAATATGAGGATCATGATTTCAGTCCTGAATTTTGGGATTTGTTCTTTATGTCAGTAAAACCTTTAGTTGCTAGTTTCAAACAGGAAGGCGCTAGTAGTGAGAAGCCGagctctttattttcttgttttctggCTATGAGTAGAAGTTCCAAGCTTGTGCCTCTGTTGTCCCGAGAAAAGAATCTTGTACCTGATATTTTTGAGATGCTAGCAGTCTCAACAGCATCGGATGCCATAGTTTCCTCAGTTCTTAAGTTTGTCGAGAATCTACTGGATCTTGATGTTGAGCTGGGTAATGAAGACAACCTGCTTAGGAGCTTACTGCTTCCTCATGTTGATGTACTAGTGTGCAGTTTGCATCGTCTTTTTGTACATGATGGTGCAACAAAGAG GAAGATTGTCAAATATCCTGGGGAAAAAGAGCTCAAGGTTTTCAAGCTTTTATCAAAGCACATAAAGGGACCGTTGGCTGCAAGGAAGTTTCTTGATATCTTGCTTCCGCTTCTGTCAAAGAGATCCAATGACCCTG ATATTTGTGTAGGCACTTTACAGATTATTAAGGATATTGTAGAACCAGTGGGTAGTGAAAGCAGTAAAAAGATCGTCAAATCTGTTTCTCCCCTCGTAATTTCTGCTGGCTTGGACGTCCGCACTTCTATTTGTGATGTTCTTGATGCTGTCGCAGCGAATGATTCTTCTGTACATCCTACG GCAAATCTTCTTCGTGAATTGAATGCCACGTCCACAGTGGAGTTGGGAGATCTAGATTATGATACCGTAATTGCTGCTTATGAAAAGATAAGTGCAGATTTTTTCTACACTGTCCCGGAAGAGCATGCATTGATTATTCTGTCACATGCAATACATGATATGTCATCTGAGGATCTTATTCTGAGACAGAGTGCATATAGATTGTTGGTTTCATTTGTGGAGTTTTCTAGTCAAATGCTCTATAGAGAGTTGAAATCTGAACAAGAATCTTCTGGAACCTGGGTTAGGCATATCCTAAGCAACTTCTTTTTGAAGCACATGGGTACTGCAATGAATAAAGAAGATACAATTCAGAAG GTATGGATCGATCTACTTCGAGATATGGTCCTGAAGCTTCCAACAGTGGAAGACTTCAAATCATTTGCAGTTCTTTACAGTGAAGATCCAGAGCAGGACTTTTTCAACAATATTGTGCATTTGCAA AGACACAGCAGAGCAAGGGCTTTGTTACGCTTTAAGAATGCCATCAGTTCTGGAAATTTGTCCAAG GTTCTCATAAATAAAGTCTTTATCCCTCTTCTTTTCAAAATGTTGCTTGATGGACAAGTTGGGAAGGGTGAAAATATTAGAAGTGCATGTTTGGAAGCTGTTGGATCAATTTCTAAATTCATGGAGTGGAGACTGTATTATGCATTACTCAATAGATGCTTCCGGGAGATGACACTGAAACCAGATAAACAAAAGGTGTTATTGCGGTTAATAAGCTCCATTTTGGACCAGTTCCATTTCTCTCAGACTCCTTCTGATCATGACACCAAGGATTCTGTGCAAGATATTCAAAATACTTGTTTGATAGAGTCAGGCAAAGTCATCGGCTCTTCTGAACTTGCGGAAATACAAATGTGCCTCCAAAAGGATTTGCTTCCCAGGGTACACAAAATGTTGACTGCTGATACTGATAATCTCAATGTAAACATCAGTCTAATTCTGCTTAAGTTGCTCAAGCTACTTCCTGGAGACATCATGGACGTGCACCTTCCATCTATAATGCATCGTATAGCAAATTTCCTTAAGAATCGTTTGGAAAGTGTTCGTGATGAAGCCAGAGCTGCTTTGGCTGCTTGTTTAAAAGAACTAGGGCTAGAGTTCTTGCAATTTGTTGTCAAAGTCTTGAGAGGCACTCTGAAGAGAGGATTTGAATTGCATGTTTTGGGATTCACTCTGAATTTTCTATTATCAAAATTTCTTCTAAATCCCAGTAGTGGGAAGTTGGATTATTGTTTAGAGGATCTTCTCTCGGTCGCAGTAAATGATATACTTAGTGATGTTTCGGAGGAGAAAGAGGTTGAGAAGATTGCTTCAAAGATGAAAGAGACTAGGAAGCAAAAGTCATATGATACCCTTAAATTGATTGCCCAAAGCATCACATTCAAAACACATGCTCTGAAGCTGCTTGCGCCAATTCTTAAGAATCTACAAAAGCAGCTGACTCCAAAagtaaaatcaaaattagagAACATGTTGGCTCATATAGCTGCTGGAATACAGTGTAATCCCTCTGTAAACCAGACGGAACTCTTTATCTTTGGTTATGGTCTAATTAAAGATGGCATAAGAGATGAATCTCCTGGGCATGCAGAGACATCAACTTCAATGGAAAGTAAGCAAAAGAAAGATGGAGTAAGCAGCCAGATTGCTAAATCAGATAAGTTGGTCAGTATTGATCCACGATATTCCCATCTTATCACTGAATTTGCTCTTGGAGTGCTTCAGAATTACATGAAGAACATGAAATTTGACAAGAAAGATGAGCAGCTATTATCAATGCTAGATCCATTTGTGAGATTATTGGCTGAATGCTTGAACTCA